From Acidobacteriota bacterium:
ATGTTCCGCATGACCAACGACCCGGTGGCCACACCGGGTACCCCGGAGACCGTCACCGTCACGTTTTCGAACGGGAACCCGGTAGCGGTAGACGGTCGCGAGCTCGATCCCGTGTCGCTGTTGGACAACCTCAATCGAATTGGCGGCAGGAACGGCGTCGGCCGCATCGATATCGTGGAAAACCGGTTTCTCGGAATGAAGAGCCGCGGTGTTTACGAGACACCGGGCGGGACCATTCTCCATCACGCCCACCGGGCAGTGGAATCCATCACTCTCGATCGCGAGGTGCAGCACCTCCGCGACGAGCTGGTGCCCCGCTATGCCGAGATGGTCTACAACGGTCTCTGGTTCAGCCCCGAGCGGGAGGCCCTGCAATCGTTCATGGACGCGGTCCAGGAGCGAGTCAACGGCGAGGCGCGGCTCACGCTCTTCAAGGGCAACGTTTCAGTTGAAGGCCGTAGATCGTCATCCCACACGCTCTACGACGAAGCAGTGGCCACTTTCGAGGCCGACGAGGTATTCGACCAGGCAGACGCCGCCGGTTTCATCCGGCTCAATGCCCTGCGACTTCGGACCCTCGGCAGCCGACGGATCGGGGAGGGGGAATGAGCCAATCGGCACCTCCCCGTGGGGTGCCAGATATCACATTCGAAGCCACCACCGAGAAGCTGCGGGGCGAGGAGGTGGTAACCTCCGAACTTGGCGGCAATATGACCCCGGGATTCACAGAGGCCCGGTTCTACTGTGATCCAGGTTCACAAAGAAGATTTCAGGAAGAAAAAGATGCCAAAGAATTTTGCGCCGAAGATCATAACGTTGATATTCTTCCTTTTGTTCGTCTCCTCCAACACAATCCAGGCTGCTGGAGTGACAGAATTCAATCTGATCCTCCATCCGAAGATGAACTCTAAAACTGCCTTTTCTGGAAGACTGTATTTATTGCTGGAACGAGATCCATACGTTTTGCCGATGGATCGTTCAAGACCGTCAAACACGTCTCCGTGGTTTTCGAAAAATATACAATCCTGGAAATCAAACACGAGTCTGAAGATCGATAGTGGACTTTTGGGATATCCGTACTCACTGGAGAACTTGCCGGAAGGACCGTATCTGGCGCAGGCAGTGTTCGACATCAATGAACATGAACCCGGCTTTTCAAACCAAGAGGGAAACCTTTTCTCCAGACCGATAGCCATATATGTAAATAACGAAGAAAACTGCGTATTCAACTTCACCCTCGACCAGACAACCCAAGATCGACCTCTGAAGGAAACTCCATTCCTCTTATCCATGATTTTGAAAAGTAGAATTCTGACCGTATTCAATGGTTATCCCACCTACCTCAAGGCCGCCGTCCACCTGCCGGCGGGTTATTATTCGGATGCGCGCGACGATTACCCGATCATCTTTCTCCTGCCTGGTTTTGGTACCACCTACGACAAAGCATTCGACGATAATTTCCAAAGGAAAAGATATGGAATATCGAGCCACGGGAAGGATATAGTCTTCGTATTTCTGGATCAGACGTGTCGGTTGGGCAACCATGTCTGGACAGATTCCGAAAACAATGGTCCCTGGGGCAGGGCTTTCATCGAAGAGCTCATTCCTCACATCGGCAAAATTTACCGGGTCAGCAGGGATCCCGAAAAGCGTTTTCTGCTTGGACAGTCTTCAGGCGCATGGGCCGGGCTGTGGCTGCAAATCAATTACCCCAATGAATTCGGCGGAGTCTGGGCGCTTTCTCCTGACCCCATTGATTTCACTTCGTTCTTGGGGGTCAATATCTATTCAGAGAAGAGCAATCTATATCAACCATCGAATCCCAGAGAAATCCAACGAAATATACAACTTT
This genomic window contains:
- a CDS encoding argininosuccinate synthase, coding for MKIVLAYSGGLDTSVILHWLKQTYNAEVIAYTANVGQLGENMGKIREAALETGAAEAIVEDLQEEFVRDCVFPALRANGVYEWYYLMGTALARPVIARGLVNAASRFGADTIAHGATGKGNDQVRFELSAYALKPEIKIVAPWREWDLNGRSDLLAYAKENGVPIPAAPKPAYSMDANLLHVSYEGGVLEDPWSKPPEGMFRMTNDPVATPGTPETVTVTFSNGNPVAVDGRELDPVSLLDNLNRIGGRNGVGRIDIVENRFLGMKSRGVYETPGGTILHHAHRAVESITLDREVQHLRDELVPRYAEMVYNGLWFSPEREALQSFMDAVQERVNGEARLTLFKGNVSVEGRRSSSHTLYDEAVATFEADEVFDQADAAGFIRLNALRLRTLGSRRIGEGE